One stretch of Streptomyces sp. NBC_00443 DNA includes these proteins:
- a CDS encoding DUF2786 domain-containing protein yields MSSTNSSSGTPGPVDRAFEHALYADTDTALDGGASLLAADPTADAELAERGREFVAAAWRRGWQPADVVRLVRRELEDVHVRLVSALIHAQRPYDRPRGPRWNAQLDDLPTEAPPRTDRFSHASAVLELYRLLLRLPALEPVDEPAEQTGPAARRPGSESRMLTRIRALLAKAEATGFPEEAEALSAKAQELMARYSIDEALLSTRTQGAKDAPGACRIGVEPPYEQAKAVLLDAVATANHCRAVWNEPFGFSTVVGFEADLEVVELLYTSLLVQAQTAMTKAEAAQRAGGRKRTKTFRQSFLAAYAHRIGTRLTEAAQTQVTQDLLPVLANREVAVTDRLDRMFPETTTTRLRGVSDEAGWVEGSQAAERAQVAPRRPLG; encoded by the coding sequence GTGAGCAGTACGAACAGTTCGAGCGGTACGCCCGGCCCCGTCGACCGGGCCTTCGAGCACGCCCTCTACGCCGACACCGACACCGCCCTGGACGGCGGCGCCTCCCTCCTCGCCGCCGACCCCACCGCGGACGCCGAACTCGCCGAGCGCGGCCGGGAGTTCGTCGCGGCGGCCTGGCGACGTGGCTGGCAGCCCGCCGATGTCGTACGGCTCGTGCGGCGCGAGCTGGAGGACGTACACGTACGGCTGGTCTCAGCGCTGATCCACGCGCAGCGGCCGTACGACCGCCCCCGCGGCCCCCGCTGGAACGCACAGCTCGACGACCTGCCCACCGAGGCCCCGCCCCGCACCGACCGCTTCTCGCACGCGAGCGCCGTCCTGGAGCTGTACCGCCTCCTGCTGCGCCTGCCCGCGCTGGAGCCCGTCGACGAACCGGCCGAGCAGACCGGCCCGGCCGCGCGGCGCCCCGGATCCGAGTCCCGCATGCTCACCCGCATCCGCGCGCTGCTCGCGAAGGCGGAGGCGACCGGGTTTCCGGAGGAGGCGGAGGCGCTCAGTGCCAAGGCGCAGGAACTGATGGCCCGGTACAGCATCGACGAGGCGCTGCTCTCGACCCGCACACAGGGCGCGAAGGACGCCCCCGGTGCCTGCCGGATCGGGGTGGAACCGCCGTACGAACAGGCGAAGGCGGTCCTGCTGGACGCGGTGGCGACCGCCAACCACTGCCGTGCCGTGTGGAACGAACCCTTCGGCTTCTCCACGGTCGTCGGTTTCGAGGCCGACCTGGAGGTGGTCGAGCTGCTCTACACCTCGCTGCTCGTGCAGGCCCAGACGGCCATGACGAAGGCGGAGGCGGCCCAGCGGGCGGGCGGCCGCAAGCGGACCAAGACCTTCCGACAGTCGTTCCTGGCGGCCTACGCCCACCGCATCGGCACCCGCCTGACCGAGGCGGCGCAGACACAGGTGACCCAGGACCTGCTCCCGGTGCTCGCCAACCGCGAGGTGGCGGTCACCGACCGCCTGGACCGCATGTTCCCGGAGACGACCACGACCCGCCTGCGCGGCGTCAGCGACGAGGCGGGCTGGGTGGAGGGTTCTCAGGCGGCCGAAAGGGCACAGGTGGCTCCCCGCCGGCC
- a CDS encoding Clp protease N-terminal domain-containing protein translates to MSTNPTITSSVRLDELIAAIKKVHHEPLDQLQDAVIAGDHLGEVADHLIGHFVDQARRSGASWTDIGKSMGVTRQAAQKRFVPKESIDLDPQQGFGRYTPRARGAVVAAHNESIAARNSEGRPEHLVLGLLADPDGLAAKAITAQGVLLDSVRQAATAALPPAVEEVPELVPYGSDAKKVLELTFREALRLGHNYVGTEHMLLALLEFENGTGVLSGLGLTKQAVEDYVVELLSQFLQSGEQTSKESREQGEAQGEPGEAQG, encoded by the coding sequence ATGTCGACGAACCCGACCATCACGTCATCCGTACGTCTCGACGAACTCATCGCGGCCATCAAGAAGGTCCACCACGAACCCCTCGACCAGCTCCAGGACGCGGTGATCGCCGGCGATCACCTCGGCGAAGTGGCCGACCACCTGATCGGCCACTTCGTGGACCAGGCCCGGCGATCGGGCGCCTCCTGGACCGACATCGGCAAGAGCATGGGCGTCACGCGGCAGGCCGCGCAGAAGCGGTTCGTGCCGAAGGAGTCGATCGACCTCGACCCCCAGCAGGGCTTCGGCCGCTACACGCCGCGGGCCCGGGGCGCGGTGGTGGCCGCCCACAACGAGTCCATCGCGGCCCGCAACTCCGAGGGCCGACCGGAGCACCTGGTCCTCGGCCTGCTGGCCGACCCCGACGGCCTGGCCGCGAAGGCGATCACGGCACAGGGCGTGCTCCTGGACTCCGTACGCCAGGCCGCCACCGCGGCACTGCCGCCCGCCGTCGAGGAGGTGCCCGAGCTCGTCCCCTACGGCTCGGACGCCAAGAAGGTGCTGGAGCTGACCTTCCGCGAAGCGCTGCGTCTCGGCCACAACTACGTCGGCACCGAGCACATGCTGCTGGCCCTGCTGGAGTTCGAGAACGGCACCGGCGTCCTGTCCGGCCTCGGTCTCACCAAGCAGGCGGTGGAGGACTACGTGGTCGAGCTGCTCTCGCAGTTCCTGCAGAGCGGTG